Proteins encoded by one window of Desulfomonilia bacterium:
- a CDS encoding GNAT family N-acetyltransferase: protein MKTYEKKTGFSKSLEIKIREMCIDDVADVFHLGEELFTFSTFPNMFRTWDEFEVIDFFSSESEFCLVATRKGKIVGFLLSTIIEKRSRKYGYLVWFGVDGSVRRKGVASKLFDRMKRIMKKSGVNMIIIDTQADNVEALEFFRKKGFSSPQAHVYLSLNID from the coding sequence ATGAAAACATATGAAAAGAAAACCGGGTTCTCAAAATCCCTGGAAATTAAGATACGCGAAATGTGTATCGATGACGTTGCGGACGTGTTTCATCTGGGTGAAGAGCTGTTCACATTCAGTACTTTCCCAAATATGTTCCGCACATGGGACGAGTTCGAAGTGATCGATTTTTTTTCATCCGAATCCGAATTCTGTCTCGTGGCAACCCGCAAAGGAAAAATTGTTGGGTTTCTTCTGTCAACAATAATTGAAAAAAGGTCACGCAAATACGGCTATCTGGTCTGGTTTGGAGTTGACGGGTCGGTGCGCAGAAAAGGCGTGGCGTCGAAACTCTTCGACAGAATGAAACGCATCATGAAAAAGAGCGGTGTGAACATGATTATAATCGACACGCAGGCGGACAATGTCGAGGCCCTTGAATTCTTCAGGAAAAAGGGATTCTCCTCACCGCAGGCCCATGTTTATCTTTCATTGAATATTGATTGA
- a CDS encoding TetR/AcrR family transcriptional regulator — protein MPKSARPAEKVAEIRGCILDYALEIIAEGGYDNLTMRSLAGKFGFAAKTLYNYFSCKEEIYLMVLTRGFDILNAKMEAAIENLTDPVEKLRAMCREYVDFGIKNANYYNIMFNWAVPKYNDYINTAMEPTARAEKETAFRLADITGKVLKEISKANEGFPRGDAGYLILKLWTNLHGVVSLYNSRGMHEYESDPLPVVKRLTEDALAPFLPSS, from the coding sequence ATGCCGAAATCAGCGCGTCCAGCGGAAAAGGTTGCCGAGATTCGCGGATGCATTCTCGACTATGCGCTTGAGATAATAGCAGAAGGCGGCTACGACAACCTGACCATGCGCAGCCTTGCCGGTAAATTCGGCTTCGCCGCAAAAACACTCTATAACTACTTCTCCTGCAAGGAGGAGATATACCTCATGGTGCTCACAAGGGGGTTCGATATCCTCAATGCAAAAATGGAGGCCGCCATAGAAAATCTGACGGACCCGGTCGAGAAGCTCAGGGCCATGTGCAGGGAATACGTGGATTTCGGGATAAAGAACGCAAACTACTACAACATAATGTTTAACTGGGCCGTTCCCAAATATAACGACTACATCAACACCGCGATGGAGCCTACGGCCCGTGCCGAAAAAGAGACCGCCTTCCGCCTGGCCGACATAACTGGCAAGGTATTGAAGGAGATATCAAAGGCGAACGAGGGATTCCCCCGCGGTGATGCAGGCTATCTCATCCTGAAGCTGTGGACAAACCTGCACGGAGTGGTCTCGCTGTACAACAGCCGCGGCATGCACGAGTACGAGAGCGATCCCCTGCCGGTCGTGAAGCGCCTGACTGAAGACGCACTCGCACCATTTCTGCCGTCAAGTTGA